Part of the Nicotiana sylvestris chromosome 2, ASM39365v2, whole genome shotgun sequence genome, AATCTAAACATCGGTAGGAATTTCTTTTTCACAATAAAAGGCCATAAACAACTTACTCTCATCGTCATTTTTTTCTGCAAAACTTGCTTGGTTATTTTCATCCTTCTGCTTTTGACAACAATAAGCTTCCTTATGACCTGACTTTCTGCAGTAATTGCACAAAAATATCCTATTTTGTTTCTCTTCATTTGATCCTCCTCTATCTCGACCTCTTCCTTGGCCTCTTTCACGTCCTCTTCCTCAAAAACCACCCCTGCCACGACCAcgattaaaaaaaaattctgacTTATCTTTCTGATGGGTGGACTCTCCCTTCACCTGAAAtgccttttcttcatttttttcatgtAACCTTAGGAGCCTTTCTTCATGAGCTTGCAAAGAACTCATTAGTTCATCAAAAGAATAATCACATAAGTCATGAGATTCCTCAATCGCAACAACAACATGTTCAAACTTTGGAGTAAGACTCCTTAAAACTTTTGCAACAACAATTTCTTCAGATATATCTTCACCATAAGACTTCATTTGATTAACAAGAGAAGAAACTCTAGACAAATAAGTTTGAATAGATTCATTACTTTTCATAGAAAGAGTTTCAAATTCACGACGGTAAGTCTGCAATTTTACCGTAATTACTTTAGCTGAACCTTGAAATTCCTTCTTCAAAATCTTCCATGCCTGCGAAGACGTAGTTGCTGCTGCAATTCTTGAAAAGATTGTGTCATGGACTGCTTGTTGAATGAAACACAGTGCTTTGGCATCCTTCTTTTTGATCTTTTTTAATTTTTCCACCTCTTCATTAGAGCTTGCTTGATCCACAAACCCTTCTTCCACCAGCTCCCAAACTCCTTGTGATTTGAAAAGAGTTTTCATTTTGATACTCCAAAACTCATACTTTTCACCAGTAAAAATtggaatgagtgattgtgaagATGATGAAATACCATTCACGGCCATTTTTCTTTTGCTCTCATACTTTCTCtctagtttcactcaaatactCACCCAATTTTGAAAAGAACCGGGCTCTAATATCAGATTTGTTGGATAAGAAAAGAATTATAAGGAGAAAGTAAACAAAAAAATAGAGCAAAAGAGATGAAAAACTACTGTAATTCTTGTATTTCTGATACAACGAAGTGTAAAAGAACAACCTATAAATAGGCTTACAAAGAAACTGAAAATACTAAAATCTAGCTCCACTAATCCACTTACCCACTAAAGCTAATCAATTTTTAAACTTGCTTAAATAAAGGAAACCAAATAACAAACTCCTAAAGACTTGGTCAAACATTTTTGAATCACTTCTCAACacataatttggtaaataccgaATTACCGTACCGAAACAAAATATTTTGATTTTTGGCATTCGATATTTTGGTATTCAgtatggtatttggtttaagttttaaaaaaaattggtattaggtatgatatttgtattttaaaatgaaataccgaaataccgataccgtactgaaatatatattatattacacaaaACACATATTATTAACTATAACgtaaatataaaaaatctaaaaatttactttcctttattctctaagttcgtcaattaactctaagcaagtaacaagacatttctaatgatcaaatTTTTTCCTTTATGTGCAATTTTCTCTCTCTAGGTTGATATTTGCTGGTTTTGGACAAAACTTTTATCAAACGACATTTTAGTTTTGTACTTTTGAGTgctttaattaagaatattacaGTCTATGACTCTATGCACTAGTAAGTATtcaaaccgaataaaccgaaaccgaaaggagaaaaaccaaaccataccgaatttaattaggtacggtaTTGGTATAGCATTTTAAGAAACCGAAAACggaaaataccgaaccgaaatgtcTAAATACCGTACCGTACCGACTGACGAACACCCCTACATCTAtgtatgaactccaacatattatgttggaccggtatactttgctacCTCCAGTATAAtgtactggagactggagcaccggtgctcaaaactccagtatattatgctggaccgatatacttgctggaactccagtatattatgctggagttctagtgtacttatgctggagctccatcatattatgctggagttccaacatacttatcctgaaactccagtataatatgttggagttcaagtatacttatgctggaactccagcataatatactgacatattttttgggttttgaacagtgttctcgctcagatttatttttacatgaaaagtggctaaatttcgattacttttaaaattgggctatttttgaacgtccagttataaatctgactatttttgaatttctcccctacCTAAGTTGAACACAATTGAATACTTAGCCATCCAAATGGCTTCGGTAGTAAACTGAAGCCCACTTCATGGGGAAGGCTTTCCTTATGGGCTTCTCCGTCAAAACCCCAAGAGTAAAGTAGACAAAATTGAATTAGAtcaatttaatattttaaataaaaaatttaatatgaaaatacTACAAGTTTAATTCTTCTCATATCAAATGATGAA contains:
- the LOC104227255 gene encoding uncharacterized protein, with translation MAVNGISSSSQSLIPIFTGEKYEFWSIKMKTLFKSQGVWELVEEGFVDQASSNEEVEKLKKIKKKDAKALCFIQQAVHDTIFSRIAAATTSSQAWKILKKEFQGSAKVITVKLQTYRREFETLSMKSNESIQTYLSRVSSLVNQMKSYGEDISEEIVVAKVLRSLTPKFEHVVVAIEESHDLWVVFEEEDVKEAKEEVEIEEDQMKRNKIGYFCAITAESQVIRKLIVVKSRRMKITKQVLQKKMTMRILDSGCSNHMSEIRSLFKELDESKKSDVRLGDNKKIQVEGRGTVRIRTSQGNAKILEDVMFVPSLSHNLLSIRQLMVSGYSISFDDGFCTIRSKKSGQTIATVPMTNNKMFPLEVSMVEKCAMVASSDNDTRLWH